A portion of the Corynebacterium jeikeium genome contains these proteins:
- a CDS encoding multifunctional oxoglutarate decarboxylase/oxoglutarate dehydrogenase thiamine pyrophosphate-binding subunit/dihydrolipoyllysine-residue succinyltransferase subunit, translated as MSSDMSFGQNEWLVDEMYQQFQKDPQSVGQEWREFFATHTPSQKGEDLSNMAKPAAATKEEAKATGRRESKGVEPTKTPNKPASPKPKKSPMDAAAKVSAVESGEEPLKGVARAIAKNMDVSLEMPTATSVRDMPARLMFENRTLVNNHLARARGGKISFTHIIGYAMVKAVMLHPDMNNNYKVVDGKPVLVTPEHINLGLAIDMPAKDGSRSLVVAAIRECETLTFKQFVDAYEDIVVRARHGKLTGKDFQGVTISLTNPGGIGTRHSVPRLTKGQGAIIGVGSMDYPAEFAGASADRLAEMGIGKLVTITSTYDHRIIQGAESGEFLRTMSNLLVDDKFWDHIFQTMRVPYTPIRWAQDLPNTGIDKNTRVMRLIEAYRSRGHLLADIDPLRSDQPNDSAPNHADLDIEEHGLTLWDLDRTFNVGGFGGKETMTLREVLSRLQNAYCLKVGSEYAHILDREEREWLEERIEGGQPKPSHAEQKYILQKLNAAEAFENFLQTKYVGQKRFSLEGAESLIPLMDSAIDTAAGAGLDEVVIGMPHRGRLNVLANIVGKPLRQIFTEFEGNIDPAQVGGSGDVKYHLGTTGRHIQMFGEGEIDVTLTANPSHLEAVNPVVEGLARARQDKINKGEEGYSVMPLLLHGDASFAGLGIVQETLNLMSLRGYKVGGTVHIVVNNQIGFTTSPDSGRSSYYATDIAKAYGCPVFHVNGDDPEAVVWVGQLAVEYRNRYGKDVFIDLVCYRKRGHNEADDPSMTQPLMYKVIDEKESVRAQYTEDLIGRGDISEEEYEAVRRDFHDQMEAVFNEVRAAQDAKPGEQSGIAGSQPLPHGLKTGIEKAEIVEIGQSYVNLPEGFKIHPRVAPVAKKRAEMTQEGGIDWGMAELLAIGSFTGAGIDVRFAGEDVRRGTFTSRHAVLIDSEDGSEYNPIDAYGKSKNGGRFMIYNSALTEYAGMGFEYGYTLGNPDAAVFWEAQFGDFANGAQTTIDQYVSSGEAKWGQTSKLILLLPHGYEGMGPDHSSARIERFLQLAAEGSYTVAQPSEPANYFHLLRRHVLSDLHRPLVVFSPKSMLRNKMAASAVEDFTNPNKFRSVIDDPNFESKDKSGIKTLLLCSGKIYWELEKKRKKDKRDDLAIARLEMLHPLPHNRLRDLFESYPDLEEVRWVQDEPANQGPWPFLALNLPEVLPDMPKLTRVSRRAQSSTATGVAKVHQIEEKALLEEALK; from the coding sequence GTGAGCAGCGACATGAGCTTCGGCCAGAACGAATGGCTGGTCGACGAGATGTACCAGCAATTCCAGAAGGATCCACAATCTGTGGGTCAGGAATGGCGCGAATTCTTCGCAACCCACACCCCGTCCCAAAAGGGCGAGGACCTTTCCAATATGGCAAAGCCAGCAGCAGCCACGAAGGAGGAAGCTAAGGCAACCGGACGTCGTGAATCCAAGGGGGTCGAACCCACTAAGACCCCGAACAAGCCGGCGTCCCCGAAGCCAAAGAAGTCCCCAATGGATGCAGCAGCCAAGGTTTCGGCTGTTGAATCCGGCGAGGAGCCTCTGAAGGGCGTCGCACGGGCTATCGCTAAGAACATGGATGTCTCCCTGGAGATGCCGACCGCTACGTCGGTTCGCGATATGCCGGCACGTCTGATGTTTGAAAACCGCACCCTGGTTAACAATCATCTGGCACGCGCCCGCGGCGGCAAGATCTCCTTCACCCACATCATTGGTTACGCCATGGTGAAGGCTGTCATGCTCCACCCGGACATGAACAACAACTACAAGGTGGTTGACGGCAAGCCAGTTCTGGTTACCCCGGAGCACATTAACCTCGGCCTGGCCATTGATATGCCAGCTAAGGACGGCTCTCGTTCGCTCGTAGTTGCTGCTATCCGCGAGTGTGAAACCCTGACCTTCAAGCAGTTCGTCGACGCCTACGAGGACATCGTCGTTCGTGCTCGCCACGGCAAGCTGACCGGTAAGGACTTCCAGGGCGTCACCATTTCCCTGACCAACCCGGGCGGTATCGGTACTCGCCACTCCGTCCCGCGCCTTACCAAGGGGCAGGGCGCGATTATCGGTGTCGGCTCCATGGATTACCCGGCTGAGTTCGCCGGTGCTTCCGCGGACCGTCTGGCAGAGATGGGCATCGGCAAGCTGGTGACCATCACCTCTACTTACGATCACCGCATTATCCAGGGTGCAGAGTCCGGTGAGTTCCTGCGCACGATGAGCAACCTGCTCGTCGACGACAAGTTCTGGGACCACATCTTCCAGACCATGCGCGTCCCCTACACCCCAATCCGTTGGGCACAGGATCTGCCGAACACGGGTATCGACAAGAACACCCGCGTTATGCGTCTGATTGAGGCCTACCGCTCCCGCGGTCACTTGCTGGCTGATATCGACCCGCTGCGTTCTGACCAGCCGAATGATTCCGCTCCGAACCACGCTGACCTCGATATTGAGGAGCACGGTCTGACCCTGTGGGATCTGGACCGTACCTTCAACGTCGGTGGTTTCGGCGGCAAGGAGACGATGACGCTGCGCGAAGTTCTCTCGCGCCTGCAGAACGCATACTGCCTCAAGGTCGGTTCCGAGTACGCTCACATCCTCGACCGCGAAGAGCGCGAGTGGCTGGAAGAGCGCATTGAGGGCGGCCAGCCAAAGCCGTCCCACGCTGAGCAGAAGTACATTCTGCAGAAGCTGAACGCCGCTGAGGCATTCGAGAACTTCCTGCAGACCAAGTACGTCGGCCAGAAGCGCTTCTCCCTTGAGGGCGCAGAGTCGCTGATTCCGCTGATGGACTCCGCCATTGACACCGCTGCTGGTGCTGGCCTGGATGAGGTCGTCATCGGTATGCCACACCGCGGTCGACTGAATGTGCTCGCAAACATCGTCGGCAAGCCACTGCGCCAGATCTTCACCGAGTTCGAAGGCAACATCGACCCGGCACAGGTCGGCGGTTCTGGTGACGTCAAGTACCACCTGGGTACTACTGGCCGTCACATCCAGATGTTCGGCGAGGGCGAGATTGACGTCACCCTGACTGCGAACCCGTCCCACCTCGAGGCCGTCAACCCGGTCGTTGAGGGTCTTGCTCGTGCACGCCAGGACAAGATCAACAAGGGCGAAGAGGGCTACTCCGTCATGCCGCTGCTGCTGCACGGTGACGCATCCTTCGCCGGCCTGGGCATTGTCCAGGAGACCCTGAACCTCATGTCCCTGCGTGGTTACAAGGTCGGCGGTACCGTCCACATCGTGGTGAACAATCAGATCGGCTTCACCACTTCGCCGGACTCCGGTCGCTCCTCCTACTACGCAACCGACATCGCCAAGGCATACGGCTGCCCGGTCTTCCACGTCAACGGTGACGACCCGGAGGCTGTCGTCTGGGTCGGCCAGCTGGCTGTTGAGTACCGTAACCGCTACGGCAAGGACGTCTTCATCGACCTGGTTTGCTACCGCAAGCGCGGCCACAACGAGGCCGATGACCCGTCCATGACTCAGCCGCTGATGTACAAGGTCATCGACGAAAAGGAAAGCGTCCGCGCTCAGTACACCGAGGACCTGATTGGTCGCGGTGACATTTCCGAGGAAGAGTACGAGGCAGTTCGCCGAGACTTCCACGACCAGATGGAAGCTGTCTTCAACGAGGTCCGCGCAGCACAGGACGCAAAGCCGGGCGAACAGTCCGGTATTGCAGGCTCTCAGCCGCTGCCGCATGGTCTGAAGACCGGCATCGAGAAGGCTGAAATCGTCGAGATTGGTCAGTCTTACGTCAACCTCCCTGAGGGCTTCAAGATTCACCCGCGTGTTGCGCCGGTCGCTAAGAAGCGCGCGGAGATGACTCAGGAAGGTGGCATCGACTGGGGTATGGCCGAGCTGCTGGCAATCGGCTCCTTCACCGGTGCTGGCATCGACGTCCGCTTCGCAGGTGAGGATGTCCGCCGCGGTACCTTTACCTCTCGCCACGCAGTTCTGATTGACTCCGAGGACGGTTCGGAATACAACCCGATCGACGCCTACGGTAAGTCCAAGAACGGCGGTCGCTTCATGATTTACAACTCGGCTCTGACCGAGTACGCAGGCATGGGCTTCGAGTACGGCTACACCCTGGGTAACCCGGACGCAGCAGTGTTCTGGGAAGCACAGTTCGGTGACTTCGCCAACGGCGCTCAGACCACCATTGACCAGTACGTTTCCTCCGGCGAGGCCAAGTGGGGTCAGACCTCCAAGCTGATTCTGCTGCTGCCGCACGGCTACGAGGGCATGGGCCCGGACCACTCTTCGGCACGCATCGAGCGCTTCCTGCAGCTGGCAGCCGAGGGCTCCTACACCGTTGCTCAGCCGTCCGAGCCGGCTAACTACTTCCACCTGCTGCGTCGCCACGTCCTGTCCGACCTGCACCGTCCGCTGGTTGTGTTCTCGCCGAAGTCGATGCTGCGCAACAAGATGGCAGCGTCTGCTGTCGAGGACTTCACCAACCCGAACAAGTTCCGCTCGGTCATCGATGACCCGAACTTCGAGTCCAAGGACAAGTCCGGCATCAAGACCCTGCTGCTCTGCTCCGGCAAGATCTACTGGGAGCTGGAGAAGAAGCGCAAGAAGGACAAGCGCGACGATCTTGCAATCGCTCGCCTGGAGATGCTGCACCCGCTGCCGCACAACCGCCTCCGCGACCTCTTCGAGTCCTACCCGGATCTTGAGGAAGTCCGCTGGGTTCAGGATGAGCCGGCTAACCAGGGTCCATGGCCGTTCCTGGCACTGAACCTCCCAGAGGTTCTGCCGGATATGCCGAAGCTGACCCGCGTTTCCCGCCGTGCACAGTCCTCCACCGCAACTGGTGTGGCTAAGGTCCACCAGATTGAGGAGAAGGCTCTGCTGGAAGAGGCTCTCAAGTAG
- a CDS encoding ABC transporter ATP-binding protein: MAQSKPLRTSPMKFLWKQSLHRPLPLYGVVVAALIVVGLESVLPLLTRDAIDVATGTSDGGVPARLLPSLTPLQAVISVFLTIALVRFVAQMGRRFFSGKLSIDVQHDLRLKILRSLQNLDGPAQDRVNTGQVVSRSISDLQAVSGLLAMLPLTLGSVVKLFITIGIMLALSLPLTLVGLAVVPAIVYIAVNSRDKLHAATWAAQQQAGEIAGQVEETVSGIRVVKAFAQGDNEVAKMERNSSLLYSLRLRAAKLSARFQPALQSLPQLSLVGNIAVGGWLAINGHITLGTFVAFATYLTSLTALSRLVSNMVISIHLTSASIDRISDVIDARPDNPEPTDALPLPDGPVGISFNHVTHSRGGRTLIDDVSFSVAPGATLALIGPPGSGKTIATELLGRHYLPDSGTITIDAPSHGTSTDTARILSSDVYDAITVVPDTPYLFAGTLRENIAFANPAASQEEINAAATAAQVNFVDDLPQGWDTAIGERGHNLSGGQAQRVALARAFLARPRVLVLDDATSAIDAATELEIFSALTSQLADTTIVIVAHRSSTLEQADHIAIFEDGAITGIGTKAELIASHPRFTELMDIDQNAYPEIENLVLDPIGSEDPSPEELWPDETAPTSDNSTPDTAARLPGGATSQMSRGVGRAGGGPGGRGGGRGGMGAALANAPATPELLERVRNLPPATEKPRVPAAALDNSELFSLRRLLSYVRGLFISVIALLALIAVADLAFPMLVRYAIDHGISEHNEAVLWACAAGGLATVLISWLAVATNAVITARTGERLLYALRVRCYRHLQSLGINYFEANRSGAIMTRMTTDIDALSSFLQTGLAEGAIAAFTLLGVTALLLATQVSLAAVALASLPIIVVSTLVFRRISSRLYKAAREQLSLVNADFQETIGGLREIQMYHRVADIESSFAEESNKYRAIRQRAQLAVALFFPGINFVSELATAAVLAVGAQQVASGTTTPGVLVAFTLYLGMLFGPIQQLSHVFDGYQQAKVGLNRIDDLLQTAPMPDHGTTDGASRAAAGDLRLDKVTFSYSAADSEHERPQVLDALDLQIPAGETVAIVGSTGAGKSTIIKLFARFYDPVDGVVRASETDIRDFPLNDWRRTLGYVPQESHLFSGTVATNISYGLPDSSHAEIQQAAKNVGALSTIASLPGGFHHPVGPDGRGLSSGQRQLIALARAEMMRPELLLLDEATATLDPATESAILEATDRASRQRSAIIVAHRLATAARANRILVLDHGRIVEDGSHDELLAAGGQYAELWSKYHMGSATV; this comes from the coding sequence ATGGCCCAGAGCAAACCCCTCAGAACCTCTCCCATGAAGTTCTTGTGGAAACAGTCTCTTCACAGGCCACTACCGCTCTATGGTGTCGTTGTCGCAGCGCTAATCGTTGTCGGGCTGGAGTCCGTACTTCCACTTCTCACTAGAGATGCCATTGATGTGGCAACGGGCACTTCCGATGGCGGTGTCCCCGCACGCCTACTGCCTTCCCTAACTCCCCTGCAGGCAGTCATTTCTGTATTTCTGACCATCGCGTTAGTACGCTTCGTCGCCCAGATGGGGCGCAGATTCTTCTCCGGCAAACTCTCCATTGATGTTCAGCACGACCTGCGACTAAAGATCCTTCGCTCCCTACAAAACCTCGATGGTCCAGCACAAGACCGAGTCAACACCGGCCAGGTTGTGTCACGGTCAATTTCTGACCTCCAGGCAGTGTCCGGACTACTGGCGATGTTGCCGTTGACGCTGGGATCCGTCGTCAAGCTGTTCATCACAATCGGCATCATGCTCGCCCTCTCGCTGCCCCTGACACTGGTCGGCCTCGCCGTGGTGCCAGCGATTGTCTACATTGCAGTGAATTCGCGTGACAAACTCCATGCCGCAACCTGGGCTGCCCAACAGCAAGCAGGCGAGATCGCCGGACAAGTCGAGGAAACCGTTTCCGGCATCCGCGTTGTCAAGGCGTTTGCGCAGGGTGACAACGAAGTTGCGAAGATGGAGCGTAACTCGTCGCTGCTCTACTCCCTCCGCCTGCGAGCGGCAAAACTCAGCGCTCGATTCCAACCGGCGCTACAGTCGTTGCCGCAACTGTCCCTCGTCGGAAATATCGCGGTCGGTGGCTGGCTCGCGATTAACGGACACATCACCCTAGGCACGTTCGTAGCTTTTGCCACGTATCTCACCAGCCTGACTGCCCTGTCGCGTCTGGTCTCCAACATGGTCATCTCGATACATCTGACGTCGGCAAGCATCGACCGCATTTCCGATGTCATCGACGCCCGACCAGACAACCCCGAACCCACCGACGCGCTTCCTCTCCCCGACGGCCCCGTTGGCATCAGCTTCAACCACGTCACCCACAGCCGTGGCGGACGCACGCTTATCGACGATGTCTCATTCTCCGTCGCGCCAGGGGCGACCTTAGCGTTGATTGGCCCACCGGGGTCCGGAAAGACTATCGCCACGGAGTTACTCGGCCGTCACTATCTGCCGGATTCGGGAACCATCACTATCGATGCGCCCAGCCACGGCACATCCACAGATACGGCGCGCATTCTCTCCAGCGATGTGTATGACGCTATTACTGTCGTTCCGGACACTCCTTATCTATTTGCGGGCACGTTGCGTGAGAACATCGCATTCGCCAATCCCGCGGCGTCCCAGGAAGAGATTAACGCCGCAGCGACCGCCGCCCAGGTCAACTTCGTCGACGACCTGCCTCAGGGGTGGGACACAGCCATCGGTGAGCGCGGGCATAATCTCTCCGGCGGACAAGCTCAACGCGTGGCGTTAGCACGGGCATTCCTCGCCCGTCCTCGGGTTTTGGTTCTCGATGACGCGACCTCAGCAATCGATGCCGCGACAGAGTTGGAAATCTTCAGCGCGCTGACCTCACAGCTGGCGGATACGACTATCGTCATCGTGGCGCATCGATCTTCCACTCTCGAGCAGGCGGACCACATCGCCATTTTCGAAGACGGTGCCATCACTGGCATTGGCACCAAGGCCGAACTGATTGCTTCTCATCCGCGCTTCACCGAGCTGATGGACATCGACCAGAACGCCTACCCCGAAATCGAAAACCTCGTTCTCGACCCCATTGGCAGTGAGGACCCCAGCCCCGAGGAACTCTGGCCCGACGAAACCGCGCCAACCTCCGACAACTCCACGCCAGACACCGCTGCGCGGCTTCCCGGAGGTGCCACTTCTCAAATGAGCCGCGGGGTTGGCCGAGCCGGAGGCGGTCCAGGTGGCCGCGGCGGCGGTCGTGGTGGCATGGGGGCGGCTCTCGCCAATGCTCCTGCGACGCCTGAGCTTCTCGAGCGTGTGCGAAACCTCCCACCCGCTACCGAAAAACCGCGTGTGCCCGCTGCGGCACTCGACAACTCCGAGCTTTTTTCTCTACGCCGGCTGCTCTCCTATGTCCGCGGCCTATTTATAAGTGTCATCGCGCTGCTCGCCCTCATTGCCGTTGCCGATCTGGCGTTCCCCATGCTCGTGCGCTACGCCATTGACCACGGCATCAGTGAGCACAATGAGGCCGTGCTGTGGGCCTGCGCCGCAGGTGGCTTGGCGACGGTCCTCATCAGTTGGCTTGCCGTAGCCACAAATGCTGTTATTACTGCGCGCACTGGTGAGCGGCTGCTCTATGCCCTGCGTGTGCGCTGCTACCGTCACCTGCAGTCGCTTGGCATTAACTACTTCGAGGCCAATCGCTCGGGCGCCATCATGACGAGGATGACAACCGACATCGATGCGCTCTCCTCTTTCCTGCAAACGGGACTGGCAGAGGGGGCAATCGCCGCGTTTACTCTGCTCGGTGTCACGGCGCTGTTGCTTGCCACACAGGTGTCACTCGCCGCGGTGGCGTTGGCATCGCTTCCCATCATTGTGGTGTCCACTCTGGTATTCCGCCGGATCTCCTCGCGCCTATACAAGGCTGCGCGAGAGCAGCTCTCCTTGGTCAACGCTGATTTTCAGGAGACTATTGGTGGGCTTCGCGAGATTCAGATGTACCACCGCGTCGCCGATATCGAATCTTCCTTTGCCGAGGAATCCAACAAGTACCGCGCAATTCGTCAGAGAGCACAGCTGGCCGTGGCTCTATTCTTCCCCGGCATCAACTTCGTCTCTGAGTTGGCAACAGCCGCGGTATTGGCTGTCGGTGCCCAACAGGTTGCTTCGGGAACCACGACACCCGGCGTACTCGTCGCCTTCACGCTGTACCTAGGAATGCTCTTTGGCCCGATTCAGCAGCTGTCCCATGTTTTCGACGGCTACCAGCAGGCGAAGGTCGGCCTCAATCGCATTGATGACCTCCTACAGACCGCCCCCATGCCAGATCACGGCACTACTGACGGCGCGTCCCGCGCAGCTGCTGGCGACCTGCGCTTAGACAAGGTAACTTTCTCCTACTCCGCCGCCGACTCTGAGCACGAACGCCCGCAGGTTCTCGATGCTCTCGATTTGCAGATTCCTGCCGGAGAAACAGTCGCAATTGTCGGATCCACGGGCGCCGGAAAATCAACAATCATTAAGTTGTTTGCTCGGTTCTACGATCCAGTTGACGGTGTGGTGCGAGCCTCCGAAACTGACATCCGCGACTTCCCTCTTAACGATTGGCGACGCACCCTCGGCTATGTCCCCCAAGAATCACACCTGTTTTCGGGGACAGTAGCAACAAATATTTCCTACGGTCTACCGGACAGCAGTCATGCTGAAATTCAGCAGGCCGCGAAAAACGTCGGTGCCCTCAGCACCATTGCCAGCCTGCCCGGTGGCTTCCACCACCCCGTCGGCCCAGATGGCCGAGGGCTCTCCTCCGGACAGCGTCAGCTCATCGCACTCGCTCGTGCCGAAATGATGCGTCCTGAACTGCTGCTTCTCGACGAAGCCACCGCGACACTCGACCCTGCAACAGAGTCGGCAATCCTTGAAGCCACTGACCGTGCGTCGCGTCAACGCTCGGCAATTATTGTGGCCCACCGCCTGGCTACAGCGGCTCGGGCCAACCGGATTTTGGTACTTGACCACGGGCGTATTGTCGAGGACGGCTCCCATGACGAGCTCCTAGCGGCGGGTGGCCAATACGCAGAGCTTTGGAGCAAGTACCATATGGGGAGCGCGACGGTGTAG
- a CDS encoding (2Fe-2S)-binding protein yields the protein MNDVTRGAALPPEYSQLLADFPRFSADVMPHDGAAEWHLSTEAVAAGIEAGRKLFPMPEVAGDTRFQAQLWWWSMCGALVGPSLACVLVSDRVPVWQWSSWFAFLRDDYWVGFQAQQFESISAEDADELKDSGEALAHFLDPLAQVVGEVGEIKPAPLWAVAADAVANAAISAGNELMEPWRGALIGKHVVEGIQRVHRVPLPRFMDSCGGEVLPWDEAAAEAGEEPDFDVVTHLERATCCMIYHSPDADLCVSCPKRSREERHQLWARY from the coding sequence GTGAACGATGTCACGCGGGGTGCCGCATTGCCTCCCGAGTACTCCCAGCTTTTGGCGGACTTTCCTCGGTTTTCCGCAGATGTTATGCCTCACGACGGCGCTGCCGAGTGGCACCTTTCTACCGAAGCTGTAGCCGCCGGAATTGAGGCTGGGAGAAAGCTGTTTCCCATGCCCGAGGTTGCGGGGGATACCCGTTTCCAGGCCCAGTTGTGGTGGTGGTCCATGTGCGGAGCATTGGTAGGGCCATCGCTGGCATGCGTGTTGGTGTCCGATCGAGTTCCGGTGTGGCAGTGGTCTTCTTGGTTCGCCTTTCTCCGAGATGACTATTGGGTTGGGTTCCAAGCTCAACAGTTTGAAAGCATTTCCGCTGAGGATGCGGATGAGCTGAAGGATTCCGGCGAAGCACTGGCTCATTTCTTGGATCCGTTGGCTCAGGTTGTTGGAGAAGTCGGGGAAATCAAGCCTGCCCCTCTTTGGGCCGTGGCTGCCGATGCCGTAGCTAACGCCGCAATATCCGCCGGTAATGAGCTGATGGAGCCCTGGCGCGGAGCGCTTATTGGCAAACATGTCGTTGAGGGAATACAGCGAGTACATCGGGTCCCTCTTCCTCGTTTCATGGATTCCTGCGGAGGCGAGGTGCTCCCCTGGGATGAAGCTGCTGCTGAGGCGGGAGAAGAACCGGACTTCGATGTAGTTACTCACCTGGAGAGAGCTACTTGCTGCATGATTTATCACAGCCCAGATGCCGATCTGTGTGTCTCCTGTCCAAAACGTTCTCGTGAGGAACGCCATCAACTCTGGGCACGCTACTGA